In Salmo salar chromosome ssa15, Ssal_v3.1, whole genome shotgun sequence, one genomic interval encodes:
- the LOC106571629 gene encoding SAYSvFN domain-containing protein 1, which translates to MQPITSPGNSGNNLKSASWESTADTDSLELTKHPMSAVPQATGTLQWGDDCLLDCILGRRLGSRRLGFANRTLLKVLLWLVLLGVFAELGFGLPFFLISLFYWLYQGLRSPTKLQPGELSAYSVFNPDCQPLIGTLTTEQLDCEMGILQLTM; encoded by the exons ATGCAGCCCATAACGTCACCTGGCAACAGCGGCAACAATTTGAAGTCAGCAAGCTGGGAGTCAACAGCTGATACAGACTCACTGGAGTTGACAAAACATCCGATGTCTGCTGTCCCTCAGGCTACAGGGACTTTACAATGGGGG GATGACTGTCTGCTGGACTGCATTCTTGGTCGAAGGCTTGGTTCAAGACGACTTGGTTTTGCAAACCGGACTTTGCTGAAGGTGTTGCTTTGGCTGGTTTTGCTTGGGGTGTTTGCTGAGCTTGGCTTTGGGTTGCCTTTCTTCCTAATCTCCCTCTTCTACTGGCTCTACCAGGGCCTGCGGAGCCCAACTAAACTTCAACCTGGAGAACTGAGTGCTTACTCAGTATTCAACCCAGACTGTCAGCCTCTCATTGGCACTCTTACAACAGAGCAGTTGGACTGTGAAATGGGAATACTACAGCTAACCATGtaa
- the LOC106571628 gene encoding SAYSvFN domain-containing protein 1, producing MLPRNLSLPHDSEVDYNMEQKLAEFRARRRADVDAKKSESSEKQPITSSDSGSTLISASWQSSTADADTQEFTEDPISAVSQATRTKHWGDGWLLESNLGQWLGSKRLAFTNLILLKVLLWLVLLGLFAELEFGLPFFLISLFYWLYEGLRNPTARQPGELSAYSVFNPDCQPLLGALTAEQLEGEMGYRPLANR from the exons ATGTTGCCACGCAATCTTTCATTGCCGCATGACTCAGAAGTTGATTACAATATGGAGCAAAAACTTGCTGAGTTCAGAGCTCGAAGAAGGGCTGATGTGGATGCTAAGAAAAGCGAATCTTCTGAAAAGCAGCCCATAACATCATCTGACAGTGGCAGCACTTTGATCTCGGCCAGTTGGCAGTCATCAACAGCTGATGCAGACACACAGGAGTTTACAGAAGATCCAATCTCTGCTGTCTCTCAGGCTACAAGGACTAAACATTGGGGG GATGGCTGGTTGCTGGAGAGCAATCTGGGTCAATGGCTTGGTTCAAAACGACTGGCTTTCACAAATCTGATTTTGCTGAAGGTGTTGCTTTGGCTGGTTCTACTTGGGCTGTTCGCCGAACTGGAATTCGGGTTGCCTTTCTTCCTTATCTCTCTCTTCTACTGGCTGTATGAGGGGCTGCGGAACCCAACTGCACGTCAACCAGGAGAACTGAGCGCTTACTCAGTGTTCAACCCAGACTGTCAGCCTCTCTTGGGGGCACTTACTGCAGAGCAGCTAGAGGGAGAAATGGGCTACAGACCACTGGCCAACAGATGA
- the grcc10 gene encoding protein C10 isoform X1, whose product MASAPAQQPTLTVEQARVLSEVIQAFSVPENAARMEEARESACNDMGKMLQLVLPVATQIQQEVIKAYGFNNEGEGVLKFARLVKMYETQDPEIAAMSIKLKSLLLPPLSTPPIGGAITAS is encoded by the exons ATGGCCTCAGCTCCAGCCCAGCAGCCCACCCTCACTGTTGAGCAGGCCAGAG TGCTGAGTGAGGTCATCCAGGCCTTCTCTGTGCCAGAGAATGCAGCACGGATGGAGGAGGCACGGGAGAGCGCCTGCAACGACATGGGCAAGATGCTGCAGTTGGTGCTCCCTGTGGCCACCCAGATCCAACAGGAGGTCATCAAGGCGTATGGCTTCAACAACGAGGGAGAGG GTGTCCTTAAATTTGCCCGTCTGGTGAAGATGTATGAAACTCAGGACCCAGAGATAGCAGCCATGTCCATCAAACTGAAGTCTCTTCTCCTGCCTCCCCTGTCCACTCCACCCATAGGTGGTGCCATCACAGCTTCCTAG
- the grcc10 gene encoding protein C10, which produces MASAPAQQPTLTVEQARVVLSEVIQAFSVPENAARMEEARESACNDMGKMLQLVLPVATQIQQEVIKAYGFNNEGEGVLKFARLVKMYETQDPEIAAMSIKLKSLLLPPLSTPPIGGAITAS; this is translated from the exons ATGGCCTCAGCTCCAGCCCAGCAGCCCACCCTCACTGTTGAGCAGGCCAGAG TAGTGCTGAGTGAGGTCATCCAGGCCTTCTCTGTGCCAGAGAATGCAGCACGGATGGAGGAGGCACGGGAGAGCGCCTGCAACGACATGGGCAAGATGCTGCAGTTGGTGCTCCCTGTGGCCACCCAGATCCAACAGGAGGTCATCAAGGCGTATGGCTTCAACAACGAGGGAGAGG GTGTCCTTAAATTTGCCCGTCTGGTGAAGATGTATGAAACTCAGGACCCAGAGATAGCAGCCATGTCCATCAAACTGAAGTCTCTTCTCCTGCCTCCCCTGTCCACTCCACCCATAGGTGGTGCCATCACAGCTTCCTAG
- the LOC106571627 gene encoding cytospin-A isoform X1 — protein MGNVAGKDDHGPTGSHLDLFHTPPSSPSDSDLAAALALAPAAAQLLQQGTPSSGATGGIVCQGGASPSTNSNWSHTLSVPPEWAVISLESGASTQGTGVEMDRGRRTVRCSSSHNNHSSSPVSQGQGPPSDRSPLKQSLQDRDSGLEPQAGPERAREEMALALLNLLEHHRSTLGLSPGLDAPAGAAELLRRLMVEREVLVEEVRSLKDTLRTERAEWHQFQCDLQVAVSVADRLRVEAEETLGTLRESHGELEGQLAQAHCRQQDTDRELESLSAEHREACHRLSALTLEHQRTMAELDTLRHMQTERGKDSHSHREMEGRDTEERPAGEDTGEDINAVEALDGEKREDSKREVEGGKIITSEGVDVKMGGQSPEELVSGGENLLKGKGVAETYLRNLVAAGEKKGCGLRDPRRIVMMSERSRSLSRLHLPTDSLPAQKDSSQTTTSTTLPLCKKEEPAKGRRMDRILQTQDTWSSFYTTEKQEDDQNADPPSSFRPQDGFSMLLRRHGGSRRNSLLRWCQSRTQGYKNIEITNFSSSWEDGLAFCAVYHTYLPTHIPYSSLSPGDKSENLGLAFQTGESVGITSTLTVEEMLRPGGPDWQRVLGYVESMFRHFEM, from the exons ATGGGTAACGTCGCTGGCAAGGACGACCATGGCCCTACAG ggTCTCATTTAGATCTGTTccacactcctccctcctccccctctgatTCTGACCTGGCTGCAGCTCTGGCCTTGGCTCCAGCCGCAGCTCAGCTGCTGCAGCAGGGGACACCGTCCTCTGGGGCCACCGGAGGCATCGTCTGCCAGGGCGGAGCTTCCCCCTCCACCAACTCCAATTGGAGCCACACGCTGTCCGTCCCGCCAGAATGGGCCGTGATTAGCCTAGAGAGCGGTGCATCGACGCAGGGAACGGGGGTGGAAATGGACCGTGGAAGGCGAACGGTGAGGTGCTCCAGcagccacaacaaccacagcagcAGCCCTGTGTCCCAAGGCCAGGGGCCTCCGTCGGATCGTAGCCCTTTGAAGCAGAGCTTGCAGGACCGGGACAGTGGACTAGAGCCCCAGGCAGGGCCGGAGCGGGCTAGGGAGGAGATGGCACTGGCTCTGCTGAACCTGCTGGAACATCACAGGTCCACACTGGGGCTCAGTCCCGGCCTGGACGCACCAGCAGGAGCAGCCG agttgcTGAGGCGGttgatggtggagagagaggtgctgGTCGAGGAGGTGCGCAGCCTGAAGGACACACTGAGG ACTGAGCGAGCTGAGTGGCACCAGTTCCAGTGCGATCTGCAGGTGGCGGTGTCTGTGGCCGACCGGCTGCGCGTGGAGGCGGAGGAGACTCTGGGCACGCTCAGAGAGAGCCACGGGGAACTGGAGGGCCAGCTGGCCCAGGCCCACTGCAGACAGCAGGACACAGACAGGGAACTGGAGAGCCTGAGTGCTGAACACAGAGAGGCCTGTCACAGACTGTCTGCTCTCACCCTGGAGCACCAACGTACCATGGCTGAGCtggacacactgagacacatgcagacagagagagggaaggactcacacagtcacagagagatggagggaagagacacGGAAGAGAGGCCGGCTGGTGAAGACACTGGTGAAGACATAAATGCGGTGGAGGCGCTGGATGGGGAGAAAAGAGAGGATTCCAAAAGGGAAGTGGAAGGAGGGAAAATAATAACTAGTGAGGGAGTGGATGTTAAGATGGGAGGGCAGTCTCCTGAGGAGCTTGTTAGTGGAGGGGAGAACCTGCTCAAAGGGAAGGGGGTGGCGGAGACGTACCTACGGAATTTGGTAGCAGCTGGAGAGAAGAAGGGGTGCGGCTTAAGAGATCCACGGAGGATCGTGATGATGTCAGAGCGTTCCAG GAGCCTCTCTCGTCTTCACCTGCCCACGGACTCTCTCCCTGCACAGAAGGATAGCTCCCAGACCACCACTAGTACAACACTGCCTCTATGCAAG AAAGAAGAGCCAGCCAAAGGGAGAAGGATGGACCGCATACTGCAAACACAGGATACCTGGTCCAGCTTCTATACAA CAGAAAAACAGGAGGACGACCAGAACGCAGACCCACCGTCCTCGTTCAG ACCTCAGGATGGTTTCAGCATGCTGCTGCGACGTCATGGAGGCTCCAGGCGGAACTCACTCCTGCGCTGGTGTCAAAGCCGCACCCAGGGCTACAAG aatatTGAGATCACCAACTTCAGCAGCAGCTGGGAGGACGGTCTGGCTTTTTGTGCTGTGTACCACACCTATCTACCCACACACATCCCATACAGCAGTCTCAGCCCAGGAGACAAG AGTGAGAACCTGGGCCTTGCCTTCCAGACAGGGGAAAGTGTAGGAATCACATCCACACTG ACTGTGGAAGAGATGCTGAGACCAGGTGGGCCCGACTGGCAGAGGGTCCTGGGGTACGTTGAAAGCATGTTTCGTCACTTTGAGATGTGA
- the LOC106571627 gene encoding cytospin-A isoform X2, protein MGNVAGKDDHGPTGSHLDLFHTPPSSPSDSDLAAALALAPAAAQLLQQGTPSSGATGGIVCQGGASPSTNSNWSHTLSVPPEWAVISLESGASTQGTGVEMDRGRRTVRCSSSHNNHSSSPVSQGQGPPSDRSPLKQSLQDRDSGLEPQAGPERAREEMALALLNLLEHHRSTLGLSPGLDAPAGAAELLRRLMVEREVLVEEVRSLKDTLRTERAEWHQFQCDLQVAVSVADRLRVEAEETLGTLRESHGELEGQLAQAHCRQQDTDRELESLSAEHREACHRLSALTLEHQRTMAELDTLRHMQTERGKDSHSHREMEGRDTEERPAGEDTGEDINAVEALDGEKREDSKREVEGGKIITSEGVDVKMGGQSPEELVSGGENLLKGKGVAETYLRNLVAAGEKKGCGLRDPRRIVMMSERSRSLSRLHLPTDSLPAQKDSSQTTTSTTLPLCKKEEPAKGRRMDRILQTQDTWSSFYTKKQEDDQNADPPSSFRPQDGFSMLLRRHGGSRRNSLLRWCQSRTQGYKNIEITNFSSSWEDGLAFCAVYHTYLPTHIPYSSLSPGDKSENLGLAFQTGESVGITSTLTVEEMLRPGGPDWQRVLGYVESMFRHFEM, encoded by the exons ATGGGTAACGTCGCTGGCAAGGACGACCATGGCCCTACAG ggTCTCATTTAGATCTGTTccacactcctccctcctccccctctgatTCTGACCTGGCTGCAGCTCTGGCCTTGGCTCCAGCCGCAGCTCAGCTGCTGCAGCAGGGGACACCGTCCTCTGGGGCCACCGGAGGCATCGTCTGCCAGGGCGGAGCTTCCCCCTCCACCAACTCCAATTGGAGCCACACGCTGTCCGTCCCGCCAGAATGGGCCGTGATTAGCCTAGAGAGCGGTGCATCGACGCAGGGAACGGGGGTGGAAATGGACCGTGGAAGGCGAACGGTGAGGTGCTCCAGcagccacaacaaccacagcagcAGCCCTGTGTCCCAAGGCCAGGGGCCTCCGTCGGATCGTAGCCCTTTGAAGCAGAGCTTGCAGGACCGGGACAGTGGACTAGAGCCCCAGGCAGGGCCGGAGCGGGCTAGGGAGGAGATGGCACTGGCTCTGCTGAACCTGCTGGAACATCACAGGTCCACACTGGGGCTCAGTCCCGGCCTGGACGCACCAGCAGGAGCAGCCG agttgcTGAGGCGGttgatggtggagagagaggtgctgGTCGAGGAGGTGCGCAGCCTGAAGGACACACTGAGG ACTGAGCGAGCTGAGTGGCACCAGTTCCAGTGCGATCTGCAGGTGGCGGTGTCTGTGGCCGACCGGCTGCGCGTGGAGGCGGAGGAGACTCTGGGCACGCTCAGAGAGAGCCACGGGGAACTGGAGGGCCAGCTGGCCCAGGCCCACTGCAGACAGCAGGACACAGACAGGGAACTGGAGAGCCTGAGTGCTGAACACAGAGAGGCCTGTCACAGACTGTCTGCTCTCACCCTGGAGCACCAACGTACCATGGCTGAGCtggacacactgagacacatgcagacagagagagggaaggactcacacagtcacagagagatggagggaagagacacGGAAGAGAGGCCGGCTGGTGAAGACACTGGTGAAGACATAAATGCGGTGGAGGCGCTGGATGGGGAGAAAAGAGAGGATTCCAAAAGGGAAGTGGAAGGAGGGAAAATAATAACTAGTGAGGGAGTGGATGTTAAGATGGGAGGGCAGTCTCCTGAGGAGCTTGTTAGTGGAGGGGAGAACCTGCTCAAAGGGAAGGGGGTGGCGGAGACGTACCTACGGAATTTGGTAGCAGCTGGAGAGAAGAAGGGGTGCGGCTTAAGAGATCCACGGAGGATCGTGATGATGTCAGAGCGTTCCAG GAGCCTCTCTCGTCTTCACCTGCCCACGGACTCTCTCCCTGCACAGAAGGATAGCTCCCAGACCACCACTAGTACAACACTGCCTCTATGCAAG AAAGAAGAGCCAGCCAAAGGGAGAAGGATGGACCGCATACTGCAAACACAGGATACCTGGTCCAGCTTCTATACAA AAAAACAGGAGGACGACCAGAACGCAGACCCACCGTCCTCGTTCAG ACCTCAGGATGGTTTCAGCATGCTGCTGCGACGTCATGGAGGCTCCAGGCGGAACTCACTCCTGCGCTGGTGTCAAAGCCGCACCCAGGGCTACAAG aatatTGAGATCACCAACTTCAGCAGCAGCTGGGAGGACGGTCTGGCTTTTTGTGCTGTGTACCACACCTATCTACCCACACACATCCCATACAGCAGTCTCAGCCCAGGAGACAAG AGTGAGAACCTGGGCCTTGCCTTCCAGACAGGGGAAAGTGTAGGAATCACATCCACACTG ACTGTGGAAGAGATGCTGAGACCAGGTGGGCCCGACTGGCAGAGGGTCCTGGGGTACGTTGAAAGCATGTTTCGTCACTTTGAGATGTGA